One window of Watersipora subatra chromosome 3, tzWatSuba1.1, whole genome shotgun sequence genomic DNA carries:
- the LOC137389644 gene encoding ADP-ribosylation factor-like protein 5B: MGFVFSKLWSMFSNEEHKVIIVGLDNAGKTTILYQFLMNEVVHTSPTIGSNVEEVVWKNIRFLMWDIGGQETLRSSWTTYYTNTEFVILVIDSTDRERLTVTKEELYRMLPHEDLKKAAILVFANKQDVKGAMSAAEISQQLNLTSIKNHRHHIQACCALTGEGLYPGLEWMANHLRK, translated from the coding sequence ATGGGATTCGTCTTCTCAAAGCTTTGGAGTATGTTCTCTAATGAAGAGCACAAAGTAATTATTGTCGGACTAGACAATGCCGGCAAAACCACTATTCTTTACCAATTCCTTATGAATGAGGTGGTGCATACATCGCCTACAATAGGCAGCAACGTCGAGGAAGTTGTATGGAAAAATATTCGGTTTCTCATGTGGGACATAGGAGGCCAGGAGACTTTGAGGTCTTCTTGGACTACGTATTATACGAACACCGAGTTTGTAATACTTGTCATAGACAGTACAGATAGGGAGCGTTTGACAGTAACTAAGGAAGAGCTCTATCGCATGCTCCCTCATGAGGATCTCAAGAAAGCAGCCATTTTGGTCTTCGCTAATAAACAAGATGTTAAAGGTGCCATGTCCGCTGCAGAAATATCCCAGCAGTTAAATCTAACTTCCATTAAAAACCACAGACATCATATACAAGCCTGTTGCGCGTTAACAGGTGAGGGATTGTATCCGGGTCTAGAATGGATGGCTAACCACTTGCGAAAATGA